Proteins from one Mytilus galloprovincialis chromosome 11, xbMytGall1.hap1.1, whole genome shotgun sequence genomic window:
- the LOC143050863 gene encoding coagulation factor VII-like: MLSTIDFLESDKCKSNPCLNGGTCINDVHHRRYTCTCLAGDFGRRCEQRSNITDSPRITLVNVKVIAEGTSLVKIPCIAEGIPTPVVT; the protein is encoded by the exons ATGCTATCAACAATTGATTTCTTAGAaagtgacaaatgtaaaagtaacCCATGTCTGAATGGAGGTACCTGTATAAACGATGTTCATCATAGAAGATACACGTGTACTTGTTTAGCAGGAGATTTTGGTAGAAGATGTGAACAAC GTTCCAACATAACTGATTCACCAAGAATTACACTTGTTAATGTTAAAGTCATTGCTGAGGGTACGAGTCTAGTGAAAATTCCATGCATTGCTGAGGGTATTCCGACTCCAGTTGTTACCTAG